The following proteins are encoded in a genomic region of Arcobacter cloacae:
- a CDS encoding cysteine desulfurase has translation MYKFNFLQYNNMQNLHINSELSLNILSDNQKYLELEKEFLSKYSFENINYFSFCKNGFLGLLLKLSKKGKIAISLGETQSLIDAANLFESLGFEVIYLELLKDGNVDLEKLQNQNIDFLFLSSYIMDTFVKTSLDEVKKLTSAKIISNASASFDKNSDVIYFDAYKLTGFFTHSLILFNDELFEEQVISQKNVIALKNILEVLKNQKFETTTKEIFKEKLQNVLKDDIYFFVDNNQTLPYTLHFALKNIKARELIRTLALDEIYISNGEGCSLGLSKPSRVIQVMGYDETTSRNAITLSFSEKYDEQTIEKIVNKIAKKYLQIKVLNQGN, from the coding sequence ATGTATAAATTTAATTTTTTGCAATATAATAATATGCAAAATTTGCATATTAATTCTGAATTGTCATTAAATATTCTAAGTGACAATCAAAAATATTTAGAACTTGAAAAAGAGTTTTTATCAAAATACTCTTTTGAAAATATCAACTATTTTTCTTTTTGTAAAAATGGTTTTTTAGGTCTTTTACTTAAGCTTTCTAAAAAAGGAAAAATCGCTATTAGTCTTGGTGAAACACAAAGTCTAATAGATGCAGCAAATCTTTTTGAAAGTTTGGGATTTGAAGTTATTTATCTTGAACTTTTAAAAGATGGAAATGTGGATTTAGAAAAATTACAAAATCAAAATATAGATTTTTTGTTTTTATCTTCTTATATTATGGATACTTTTGTAAAAACTTCTTTAGACGAGGTAAAAAAACTTACATCTGCAAAAATCATCTCAAATGCCAGTGCCTCTTTTGATAAAAATAGTGATGTAATCTATTTTGATGCTTATAAATTAACAGGATTTTTTACACATAGTTTGATACTTTTTAATGATGAATTATTTGAAGAACAAGTTATTTCACAAAAAAATGTAATAGCTTTAAAAAATATTTTAGAGGTTTTAAAAAATCAAAAATTTGAAACAACTACAAAAGAGATATTTAAAGAAAAACTTCAAAATGTTTTAAAAGATGATATTTATTTTTTTGTAGATAATAATCAAACTCTACCTTATACACTACATTTTGCACTAAAAAACATAAAAGCAAGGGAACTTATACGAACTTTAGCTTTAGATGAAATTTATATCTCAAATGGTGAGGGTTGTTCTTTGGGATTATCGAAACCATCAAGAGTTATTCAAGTTATGGGATATGATGAAACTACAAGTAGAAATGCTATAACTTTGAGTTTTAGTGAAAAATATGATGAACAAACCATAGAAAAAATAGTAAATAAAATAGCTAAAAAATATTTACAAATAAAAGTTTTAAATCAAGGAAATTAA